From a single Chloroflexota bacterium genomic region:
- a CDS encoding HEAT repeat domain-containing protein, translating into MTRCLGLTDERRRCAALPMNGTGYCARHRPANFVNESVRAEPGFVRRWLAPFRPRAFTAVVRDDVKLPVPRTMRHRSFDFIVEQLLRGADSTTRWSAAYALRRRRELAALEPLWHVLHHERVALVRQQAAVALGKIGTRMVVSPLVEALWHDVDPGVRHVCAIALGNLGEPTAARDLADALAREHAIFVRWDCVLALGQLGDRAFEPLLVELAQTERTDVIRRACQDALAQMRLRQA; encoded by the coding sequence ATGACGCGTTGTTTAGGATTGACCGACGAACGTCGCCGTTGCGCGGCGTTGCCCATGAATGGGACCGGTTATTGCGCGCGACATCGCCCAGCGAATTTCGTCAACGAATCGGTTCGCGCCGAGCCAGGTTTCGTGCGGCGATGGCTCGCCCCATTTCGTCCGCGCGCGTTTACGGCAGTGGTGCGGGACGATGTGAAACTGCCGGTACCGCGGACGATGCGGCATCGCTCATTCGATTTCATCGTCGAGCAATTGTTGCGCGGCGCGGATTCGACCACGCGCTGGTCTGCCGCGTACGCCTTGCGGCGGCGGCGCGAGCTTGCCGCGCTCGAACCGTTATGGCACGTTCTGCATCACGAGCGCGTCGCGTTGGTGCGGCAACAAGCCGCGGTTGCGCTCGGCAAAATCGGTACGCGCATGGTTGTGTCTCCGCTCGTCGAAGCGTTGTGGCACGATGTTGATCCCGGCGTGCGCCATGTGTGCGCGATCGCGCTCGGCAACTTGGGCGAGCCGACCGCGGCGCGCGATCTTGCCGATGCGCTCGCGCGCGAGCACGCGATTTTTGTGCGCTGGGATTGTGTGCTCGCGCTCGGTCAACTCGGCGACCGCGCGTTCGAGCCGCTCCTCGTCGAACTCGCGCAGACGGAACGAACTGATGTGATTCGCCGCGCGTGCCAGGACGCGCTCGCGCAGATGCGACTACGCCAAGCATAA
- a CDS encoding type II toxin-antitoxin system PemK/MazF family toxin gives MPKQGEIVLIPIPFTDLSSQKRRPVIIVSNDAYNGKSTDIVVVAMTSNPASVDYSFAITSADLETGSLNRPSKIRVDKIYTLSQSIIVKSFGQVNVKTLERVRQTLKDLTDKKS, from the coding sequence ATGCCTAAGCAAGGTGAGATTGTCCTGATCCCGATTCCGTTCACCGACCTTTCATCACAAAAGCGGCGACCAGTTATCATCGTATCCAACGATGCCTACAACGGCAAGAGTACTGACATTGTTGTTGTCGCGATGACTTCCAACCCCGCGTCAGTGGATTACAGTTTCGCGATTACCTCTGCGGATTTAGAGACGGGCAGTCTCAATCGCCCATCGAAAATACGTGTGGACAAAATCTACACGCTGTCCCAATCCATCATCGTCAAGTCGTTCGGACAAGTGAATGTGAAAACGCTTGAGCGAGTCCGTCAAACGCTGAAAGATTTGACCGACAAAAAGTCATAG